One stretch of Halapricum desulfuricans DNA includes these proteins:
- the malA gene encoding alpha-amylase MalA codes for MHHPGPPRFMAVGETQELAPRDPDPGETYVWSISESPADSSVVLGDEPIEYLTPDEPGTYTVELDAPDGTHELTVRVYPGEKAVSQQPGRAGYSGQSGYSGYSGYSGYSGVPGVSGGQSGSGVGSGIARDIGERGRPRITLTGEQVGDEVVITAHPKTAPGAPEEDLDVEFFVDDRDDLEEYEIDGYEFRVPLAAVEQPVRIHGVAIGHQYSVPDTVSVHPDGGVDLLNEPPEWTDEMSVYELYVRGFVEPEDDESILEAITDRLDDIKDLGLNTLWFTPVLQNDDFDHGYNITDFYSIADDLGGEEDFQKLVEAAHDRDMKVLFDLVLNHSARDHEFYQRAVEGDPKYREWYDWQDEENNVPDTYFDWPYIANFNYDNLEVRRHLLDAVEKWAEYVDGFRCDMAWAVPRPFWQEIRALTKSKDSEFLLMDETIPYVADFHNLCFDVHFDAGLYFDLLQIGQGNQPADQIFDSIENRYKIGFPDHAGFLTYIENHDEERYIEQAGEAAVRAAATASWTVPGIPMIYAGQEIGERQRRGHTHWEYANEELREFYHQLTETWEETDALKVDADFERVDYESDDDAVTAFARDGEDGRYVVVLNFSGESEVVGLDEEVEAIDQITGENVAAENGVTVEDAVVLPAE; via the coding sequence ATGCACCACCCAGGCCCACCGCGGTTCATGGCAGTCGGAGAGACACAAGAACTAGCCCCACGCGACCCCGATCCCGGCGAGACCTACGTCTGGTCGATCTCGGAGTCGCCGGCGGACAGTTCGGTCGTGCTCGGCGACGAGCCGATCGAGTATCTCACGCCGGACGAACCGGGGACTTACACGGTCGAACTCGACGCGCCGGACGGAACCCACGAGCTGACCGTCCGCGTCTATCCCGGTGAGAAAGCGGTCTCCCAGCAACCGGGTCGTGCCGGCTACAGCGGCCAGAGCGGCTACAGCGGTTACAGCGGCTACAGCGGTTACAGCGGCGTCCCAGGTGTCTCCGGGGGACAGAGCGGTAGCGGCGTCGGTTCCGGAATCGCCCGCGACATTGGCGAGCGCGGTCGTCCCCGGATCACGCTCACGGGCGAGCAGGTCGGCGACGAGGTCGTCATCACGGCCCATCCCAAGACTGCGCCAGGCGCTCCCGAGGAAGACCTCGACGTCGAGTTTTTCGTCGACGACCGTGACGATCTCGAAGAGTACGAGATCGACGGCTACGAGTTCCGCGTCCCGCTTGCGGCTGTCGAGCAGCCGGTTCGGATCCACGGCGTCGCGATCGGTCACCAGTACAGCGTCCCGGACACCGTTAGCGTCCACCCCGACGGCGGCGTCGATCTGCTCAACGAACCGCCGGAGTGGACCGACGAGATGTCCGTCTACGAACTGTACGTGCGCGGGTTCGTCGAACCCGAAGACGACGAGTCGATCCTCGAGGCGATCACCGACCGGCTCGACGACATCAAGGATCTCGGGCTGAACACGCTGTGGTTCACGCCCGTTCTGCAGAACGACGACTTCGACCACGGCTACAACATCACGGACTTCTACTCGATCGCCGACGACCTCGGTGGGGAAGAAGACTTCCAGAAGTTGGTCGAGGCGGCACACGACCGGGACATGAAGGTCCTGTTCGACCTCGTGCTCAACCATTCCGCGCGCGACCACGAGTTCTACCAGCGCGCCGTCGAGGGCGATCCGAAGTACCGCGAGTGGTACGACTGGCAGGACGAGGAGAACAACGTCCCCGACACGTACTTCGACTGGCCGTACATCGCGAACTTCAACTACGACAACCTCGAAGTACGTCGGCACCTGCTGGACGCCGTCGAGAAGTGGGCCGAATACGTCGACGGCTTCCGCTGTGACATGGCATGGGCCGTGCCACGGCCGTTCTGGCAGGAGATCCGCGCCCTCACCAAGTCCAAGGACAGCGAGTTCCTGCTGATGGACGAGACGATCCCTTACGTCGCGGACTTCCACAACCTCTGTTTCGACGTTCACTTCGATGCCGGCCTGTATTTCGATCTGCTCCAGATCGGCCAGGGTAACCAGCCCGCCGATCAGATATTCGATTCGATCGAGAACCGGTACAAGATCGGCTTCCCGGATCACGCCGGGTTCCTCACCTACATCGAGAACCACGACGAGGAGCGCTACATCGAGCAGGCCGGTGAAGCGGCCGTCCGGGCGGCTGCAACCGCATCTTGGACGGTTCCCGGCATCCCCATGATTTACGCCGGCCAGGAAATCGGCGAACGCCAGCGTCGCGGCCACACCCACTGGGAGTACGCCAACGAGGAACTGCGGGAGTTCTACCACCAGTTGACCGAGACCTGGGAGGAGACCGACGCGCTGAAAGTCGACGCCGACTTCGAGCGCGTCGACTACGAGAGCGACGACGACGCTGTCACCGCCTTCGCCCGCGACGGCGAGGACGGTCGCTACGTCGTCGTGCTGAACTTCTCGGGCGAATCAGAGGTCGTCGGACTCGACGAAGAAGTCGAAGCCATCGACCAGATCACCGGCGAGAACGTCGCCGCCGAGAACGGCGTCACCGTCGAGGACGCGGTCGTCCTCCCCGCAGAATAG